A window of the Bos indicus x Bos taurus breed Angus x Brahman F1 hybrid chromosome X, Bos_hybrid_MaternalHap_v2.0, whole genome shotgun sequence genome harbors these coding sequences:
- the TSPAN6 gene encoding tetraspanin-6 isoform X1, translated as MASPSRRLQTKPVITCFKSVLLIYTFIFWITGVILLAVGIWGKVSLENYFSLLNEKATNVPFVLIGTGTVIILLGTFGCFATCRASAWMLKLYAMFLTLIFLVELVAAIIGFVFRHEIKNSLKNNYEKALKQYNATGDYRSDAVDKIQSMLHCCGVTNYRDWKDTNYYSEKGFPESCCKLEDCSPQRDADKVNNEGCFIMVMTIIESEMGVVAGISFGVACFQLIGIFLAYCLSRAITNNQYEIV; from the exons ATGGCGTCCCCTTCTCGGAGGCTGCAGACCAAACCGGTCATCACTTGTTTCAAGAGCGTCCTGTTGATCTACACATTCATCTTCTGG ATCACTGGTGTTATCCTTCTTGCCGTTGGCATTTGGGGCAAGGTGAGCCTAGagaattatttttcccttttaaatgaGAAGGCCACCAATGTCCCCTTTGTGCTCATTGGCACTGGCACTGTCATTATTCTTTTGGGCACCTTTGGCTGTTTTGCTACCTGCCGAGCTTCTGCATGGATGCTGAAACTG TATGCAATGTTTCTGACTCTCATTTTTTTGGTTGAACTGGTCGCTGCTATCATAGGATTTGTTTTCAGACATGAG ATTAAGAACAGCCTTAAGAATAATTATGAGAAAGCTTTAAAGCAGTATAACGCTACGGGAGATTATAGAAGTGATGCAGTAGACAAGATCCAAAGCATG ttgcaTTGTTGTGGTGTCACCAACTATAGAGATTGGAAGGATACTAATTATTACTCGGAAAAAGGATTTCCTGAAAGCTGCTGTAAACTTGAAGATTGTTCTCCTCAGAGAGATGCAGATAAAGTAAACAATGAA GGTTGTTTTATAATGGTGATGACCATTATAGAGTCAGAAATGGGAGTTGTTGCTGGAATTTCTTTTGGAGTCGCTTGCTTCCAA CTGATTGGAATCTTTCTAGCTTACTGCCTCTCTCGTGCCATTACAAATAACCAGTATGAGATAGTGTAA
- the TSPAN6 gene encoding tetraspanin-6 isoform X2: MLKLYAMFLTLIFLVELVAAIIGFVFRHEIKNSLKNNYEKALKQYNATGDYRSDAVDKIQSMLHCCGVTNYRDWKDTNYYSEKGFPESCCKLEDCSPQRDADKVNNEGCFIMVMTIIESEMGVVAGISFGVACFQLIGIFLAYCLSRAITNNQYEIV, from the exons ATGCTGAAACTG TATGCAATGTTTCTGACTCTCATTTTTTTGGTTGAACTGGTCGCTGCTATCATAGGATTTGTTTTCAGACATGAG ATTAAGAACAGCCTTAAGAATAATTATGAGAAAGCTTTAAAGCAGTATAACGCTACGGGAGATTATAGAAGTGATGCAGTAGACAAGATCCAAAGCATG ttgcaTTGTTGTGGTGTCACCAACTATAGAGATTGGAAGGATACTAATTATTACTCGGAAAAAGGATTTCCTGAAAGCTGCTGTAAACTTGAAGATTGTTCTCCTCAGAGAGATGCAGATAAAGTAAACAATGAA GGTTGTTTTATAATGGTGATGACCATTATAGAGTCAGAAATGGGAGTTGTTGCTGGAATTTCTTTTGGAGTCGCTTGCTTCCAA CTGATTGGAATCTTTCTAGCTTACTGCCTCTCTCGTGCCATTACAAATAACCAGTATGAGATAGTGTAA